DNA from bacterium:
CGGCATTTCCCGGCCTCGAGCGGTTTAGGTTGTTTGATAGGTCCCGGGCCGGCGGGCCGTCAATTTGTATAACCCAAAGACCTTAACGCCTCGGCCAGGTCTCCGTCGACCCGGCCGGAGACGGCGAACGCCGCTTTTTCGATCTGGCGGGTTAACTCGCCGCGGTAACTTTCGTACGCCGGGTCGTCGACGCGCCCGGAGAGGTTGCGGCTTTCGGCGGCGTCGGCCTTGAGGTCGTAGTATTCGTACCGTTGGGTTGCGACGTTGAAAATGAGTTTCATATCGGCGGACCGTATGCAGTACTCGCGGCTCACCGTAAGGCCGTCCGGCAACGTCGTTTTGTCGTTGGTTTGCGAAAACCCCCGGGCGGGCGCGGCCGCCGGGTTTGCGCCTACCGCCAGGAGGTCGACGCTTTTGCCGCGGTAACCCTCGGTCGGCGCGCCCGTCGCGGCGACGACCGTATAAGCCAAGCACAGCGTTTCAACCTGGCCTCGGACGGGTTCGCCGCTTTTACCGCCTACCGGTTTAATCAGCAGACAGACCCGCGTCTCCGGGTCGTATACGGTTTTGCCGTGGTATTTGTATCCGTGTTCGCCGAAGGATTCGCCGTGGTCGCTGGTTACGACGACGAGGGTACGGTCGTACGCACCGCCGCGCCGCAACTCATCCAGTAACTTTCCTACGGCCCGGTCGGTATATAGGACCTCGTCGTCGTAGAGGGCTTCGATGGCCGCCGCGCACTTCGGCCGGGGCGTACCGTCCGCGTATTTGTTCCACCGTCGCTTCAACTCGAGTTGCCGTTCCTCGAAGTCCAAAGGTTCCGGGCCGTCGTAGAAACGTTCCGCGGCGCCGCGGTAGCGGTACGGGGAGTGGGGGTCGAAATAATGTACGAACAGGAAAAGGGGCCGGCTCCGCCGTCGGCCGAGGGCCCTTAGGGCGGACGCCGTTACGGTCGGCGCCTGACGCAACGTACCGTATAATTTGTCGTTGACCGCGACCGCAAATCGGTAGAGGAGGGTGTGCCGGAAGCGGGACCACGGGTTGATGTAATCGTCGTAATACCGGAACCCCCGGGCGAGGGTCGAAATGCGGCGGTCTAAAATGAAGCCGCCCGTAATGCCGACGGTCTCGTAACCGTACGCGGCCAGCAGCTCGGGGAGGGTGGCCGCGTCGGATTGCAGTCGCACGAAATTGGAAACGACGCCGTGCTCCGCCGGGTATAACCCGGTGAACATACTTACGTGGGAAGGATTGGTAGTGGGTTGGACGCAGATGGCGTTCTCGAAAAATACCGCTTCGTGGGCAAACCGGTCCACGTTGGGCGACGTGTCCCGCCGGTACCCGTAGCAACCCAAGTGGTCGGCCCGGACCGTGTCGAGAGAGATGAATATTACGTCCGGCCCTACCGCCTTGGAATGAGCGGCCCATTTTAATTCCGGGATTACGAAGGCTGCGACGG
Protein-coding regions in this window:
- a CDS encoding sulfatase-like hydrolase/transferase: MATNRTGNNSRDLFRVIKVASAYGLALGAVETLIMLAGHGSQAPAGARAVVYAATLTADVVAALAFALAFYGTALVAGRIIPPVRQRAAAVAEIGLVWAILACNAVLVVRSKFVFGLPLTHPYKLGAFAACGLAALVVAAGWRVLRRVITKKPILISAAAAYVIASVAAFVIPELKWAAHSKAVGPDVIFISLDTVRADHLGCYGYRRDTSPNVDRFAHEAVFFENAICVQPTTNPSHVSMFTGLYPAEHGVVSNFVRLQSDAATLPELLAAYGYETVGITGGFILDRRISTLARGFRYYDDYINPWSRFRHTLLYRFAVAVNDKLYGTLRQAPTVTASALRALGRRRSRPLFLFVHYFDPHSPYRYRGAAERFYDGPEPLDFEERQLELKRRWNKYADGTPRPKCAAAIEALYDDEVLYTDRAVGKLLDELRRGGAYDRTLVVVTSDHGESFGEHGYKYHGKTVYDPETRVCLLIKPVGGKSGEPVRGQVETLCLAYTVVAATGAPTEGYRGKSVDLLAVGANPAAAPARGFSQTNDKTTLPDGLTVSREYCIRSADMKLIFNVATQRYEYYDLKADAAESRNLSGRVDDPAYESYRGELTRQIEKAAFAVSGRVDGDLAEALRSLGYTN